The Eremothecium gossypii ATCC 10895 chromosome IV, complete sequence genome contains a region encoding:
- the BPL1 gene encoding biotin--[acetyl-CoA-carboxylase] ligase BPL1 (Syntenic homolog of Saccharomyces cerevisiae YDL141W (BPL1)), with translation MNVLVYNGPGASPESVRQTLLELRRLLEPHYAVSTVQAKALSSEPWQGKTAALVFPGGADLPFGRECKAALPAIRRYVSQLGGTYIGFCAGGYFGSSRVEFDVDGPLEVVGPRELQFFPDVARGPAFSGFQYSSEEGARAAMLKSSEAGAGSFACYYNGGSVFLDAHKYGNVSILASFEEEVDIPTDMEPAAPRAAVVLCSVGKGKALLTSPHPEFNPSSMCAAQDGLAPGLLAKLREHELSRAHFMRYILTEAGLDCNEAITRLPPSLTPLLLCSPSRPELVSRFVEGFKESSKPLATYHILEDNSDKFALHEGFERYSCAEGFLQDHDPETATKQLVLGAHGQVLPPRSLTPNFDMERYFASLEKDTGIGSVLLYGDVVTSTSVLLDSNKKLLGLLPENSVLHVGSLQLSGRGRGSNSWVNPRGVSASTTCISLPLVSPITGKHISIVFVQYLAILAYCEAILSYGSGFEDIPIRIKWPNDMYVLKPHYYYQNKLRLLGGGVNAKLPVPADAEESYAKISGLLVNSNLMNNKYSLLLGCGLNVSNELPTVSLKSWVDILNVERKNMGLNLLPELSAEELLAKYMNKLDIILKDFVNHGPHVILPRYYKLWMHSGQVITLTEHNCRAKISGITPDYGLLIANELKQNSNDEYTGKVYHLQPDGNTFDIFRGLLSRRAG, from the coding sequence ATGAACGTGCTCGTGTACAATGGGCCCGGTGCGTCGCCGGAGTCTGTGAGACAGACGCTGCTCGAACTAAGGAGACTGCTGGAGCCGCACTATGCGGTGTCTACAGTTCAGGCCAAGGCCTTGTCGAGCGAGCCGTGGCAGGGGAAGACGGCAGCGCTCGTGTTCCCCGGGGGTGCGGACCTGCCGTTTGGCAGGGAGTGCAAGGCCGCTCTGCCGGCTATAAGGCGGTACGTGAGCCAGCTCGGCGGGACATACATTGGGTTCTGTGCGGGAGGATACTTCGGGAGCAGCCGGGTGGAATTCGATGTCGACGGGCCACTGGAGGTGGTGGGCCCACGAGAACTGCAGTTCTTCCCCGACGTCGCCCGGGGGCCTGCCTTTTCAGGTTTCCAGTACAGCTCGGAGGAGGGGGCACGCGCGGCAATGCTAAAATCATCGGAAGCAGGAGCCGGGTCTTTTGCTTGTTACTACAATGGTGGATCTGTGTTTCTCGATGCCCATAAGTATGGAAACGTCAGCATTCTAGCATCTTTTGAAGAAGAGGTCGATATCCCTACCGATATGGAGCCCGCCGCACCTCGTGCTGCAGTAGTGCTGTGCTCTGTGGGCAAGGGAAAGGCATTGCTCACCTCGCCACACCCGGAGTTTAATCCGAGCTCGATGTGTGCCGCGCAGGATGGACTGGCCCCCGGACTTCTTGCGAAACTGAGAGAGCATGAGCTATCGCGGGCGCATTTCATGCGGTATATCTTAACAGAGGCAGGGTTGGATTGCAATGAGGCCATTACACGTCTACCTCCCAGTCTGACTCCGCTGCTGCTTTGTTCGCCGTCACGTCCTGAACTGGTGTCCAGATTCGTGGAAGGTTTCAAGGAGTCTTCTAAGCCCCTAGCCACCTATCATATACTGGAGGACAACTCTGACAAGTTTGCTTTGCACGAGGGCTTTGAGAGATATTCTTGTGCAGAAGGTTTTCTACAGGACCACGATCCCGAGACTGCTACAAAACAGCTGGTTCTTGGGGCGCACGGCCAGGTACTTCCCCCACGCTCTTTGACCCCAAACTTCGATATGGAGAGGTATTTTGCCAGTTTGGAAAAGGATACAGGTATTGGCTCTGTGCTCCTCTATGGTGATGTGGTAACCTCGACCAGCGTTCTATTGGATTCCAATAAAAAGCTCCTTGGTCTCCTGCCTGAAAATTCAGTATTGCATGTTGGCTCATTGCAGCTTTCAGGACGAGGGCGCGGGAGCAATTCTTGGGTAAATCCGAGAGGAGTTTCCGCTTCCACTACCTGTATCTCCTTGCCATTAGTTTCTCCTATAACAGGCAAACATATTTCGATTGTTTTTGTCCAGTACCTGGCTATTCTGGCATATTGTGAGGCCATCTTATCCTATGGATCGGGCTTTGAAGATATTCCAATTAGGATTAAGTGGCCCAACGATATGTATGTTTTGAAGCCTCACTACTATTATCAAAATAAACTCAGGTTGCTGGGTGGGGGGGTAAATGCGAAACTACCCGTGCCAGCAGACGCAGAAGAATCGTACGCTAAAATATCAGGATTGTTGGTAAATAGCAACCTGATGAATAATAAGTATTCTCTGCTACTGGGCTGTGGTTTAAATGTCTCTAATGAACTACCAACTGTATCGTTAAAGTCATGGGTTGATATTTTAAACGTCGAAAGGAAGAACATGGGGTTGAACTTATTGCCTGAATTAAGTGCGGAAGAATTACTGGCGAAATATATGAATAAGTTGGATATTATTCTCAAAGACTTTGTGAATCACGGTCCTCATGTCATACTACCAAGGTATTATAAACTGTGGATGCACTCTGGCCAGGTTATAACCTTAACGGAGCATAATTGCAGAGCGAAAATTAGCGGAATCACGCCTGATTATGGGCTGTTAATAGCCAATGAACTAAAACAGAATTCCAATGATGAATATACCGGAAAAGTGTATCACTTGCAGCCCGATGGGAACACTTTTGATATATTCCGCGGTCTGCTGTCGCGTAGAGCAGGATAG